From the Streptomyces sp. NBC_00390 genome, the window TCGAGAACGAGAAGTGGACGCAGAAGCCCTCCTTCTGCTGCAGGAAGCGGCTGATCGCCCTGGCGCCCGTACCCGACTGCACCTTGGTGTCGTAGACGAATCCGCCGTCCTCGGCGAACCAGTCCTGCAGCGCCACGGCCCGTTCCCAGTCGTTCGTCGCGCCCTTGGTGACCTTCTGCGCGGTCCGCCTGACGTCGTCCGGCAGTGCGTCGGGCACCTGCGTGAACTCACGCCGCAGGGCGGCGGATGCGGGCGGGGCGTCGACCAGCTGGTCCTGCGTCGGCCGCACCACCAGGCTGTTCGCCGAGTACTGCACGCCCGAGGTGGTCTGCTTCCGGTCACCGACCAGGCCGCGTCCCACGGGCTCGAAACGCCAGTTCCCGTCGATGGCCACCTTGGTCGCCGGATAGGGCAGCGGCAGCCAGCTCTGCCGGTAGGTCTTGGCCGCGGACAGGTTCGTCCTGACCTCGGTGACGGCGACCGCCGGGCTCAGCCCGGGGGGCTCGGGCAGCCGCTCCGGCACGCTCCCCACGCTGCGCTGGGAGGAACTCCACGCGGTGCCGTTGAACTTGTCGAGCGCGACGATCCGCAGATACATGTCCTTGAGGGCGGGCGCGTTCGTCCGGTACCGCAGCACCTCGCGGTTCTCCGACTGCTTCAGACTGTCGTCGAGCGCGACCAGCGGGTTCACCGCGTCGATCGTGCCGCCACCGCCCGGACCCGAGCCGGGGCCGTTCCCCACGCCGCCGAGCAGCCCGCCGTTCAGGGCGGGCAGCGCCGCCGGGACCGCCAGTGCGACACCGAGCGCCAGCGCGCCGATCCGGCGCCCCGTGCGGACCGGCGCCGTGGCCTGGCTGCTGCCACCGGCGAACCCGCCGGGCGTACGCGCCTGGCCCGGCGGCGCGCCGCCGAAGACGCGCCCCCACTGGGAGAGCCGGTCGCGGCCCTCGGCCAGCAGAAGCACCAGATAGCCGCAGGCCGCGAGGAGGAACCAGATCCAGCTCGCGCCGCCGGAGAGTCCGGCGGCCACCGAGTAGAGCGCGAGCAGCGGCAGACCGGCCGGGGCCGCGCTGCGGTACGTCACCGCGAGCGCGTCCACCGCGAGACCGATCAGCAGCACACCGCCGATCAGCATCAGCTCGATGCCGTCGGTCGCCGGGGCCGGGCTCGCATAGCGGCCCACGTCGTCCGCGCCCGTCGTCAGCAACCGGGAGAACTGCTCGAACGCCTCCGGGCCCGGCAGCACCCACAGCAGTGCCTTCTCATGGGCGAACACCGCGGTGAGCAGCAGCAGCGCCGCCAGCGCCTGCGCCGCCACCGTCAGGGGCCGGGCCAGCGGCACCCGCAGGACGAGTGCGCCGACGCCGCACTGGATCGCCAGCAGGAACGCCGCCTGCACCAGCCAGCCCGCCGAATCGACCAGCGGCAGCAGTGACGCCGCCGTCATCAGGGTGGCGGCGAAGGCGCACAGCGCGAGCCTTCCGCGACCGCTCATGACCAACCCCCCGTGAACCCGTTCGTACCGGCGCCGGGCGAGTCGGTGTACTGCCGGCCCGCCTGCTGCCACAGATCGGCCAGCGGCGCCCCTGGCGGCGCCGCGAGCGCCGTCCAGCCCGCTTCGCGCAGCTGTTGCAGCCTTTCGTCGACCGCGCCCGCCACCGCACCGCCGGTCACCCAGGTCCCGCTGTCCAGCACGAAGGCGACCGCCGCACCGCTGCGCCGGCGCATCCTGGCCGCCATCGCGGCCTGTTCGTCGTCAAGGTCGCCGAAGAAGGCGACCAGCAGACCTTCGTTGCCGCCGCGCAGCACGTCGTACGCGCGCGACAGTCCGCCACCGTCGGAGTGGTCCACGACGGCGAGGGTGTCCATCATCGTGCCCGCGGAGGCCGCGGACTCCTGGGACGAGCCGGCGAAGCCGTCGGAGCCCTCGCCGGGCACGGAGGCACCGGTGTCCGTGAGCAGCCGGACGGCGAAGCCCCGCTCCAGCAGGTGCATCAGGGCCGATGCCGCGCCGGAGACCGCCCACTCGAAGGCCGAGTCCGGTCCCGAGCCTTGATAGGCCTTGGCCCGGGTGTCGAGCAGCACCGTGCAGCGGGACCGCTGCGGCTGCTCCTCGCGGCGCACCATCAGCTCGCCGTAGCGCGCGGTGGAGCGCCAGTGAACCCGGCGGAGATCGTCTCCGTGGCGGTAGGCGCGGGGGATCACGTCGTCGTCACCGGCCAGGGCGAGCGAGCGCTGGCGCCCGTCGCCGTACCCGGACGCCTCGCCGGACAGGCGCACCGCGGGCAGCGCCTCGGTCCGGGGGATGACGGTGAGGGTGTCGAACGCGCTGAAGGAGCGGGTCAGCTCGCACATCCCGAACGGGTCGCTCAACCTGAGCTGCAGCGGGCCGAGCGGATAACGCCCGCGCAGGTCGGAACGGACACGGTAGGACACCTCGCGCCGGCCGCCCGCCTCCACCCGGTCCAGCACGAACCGGGGGCGTGGCCCCAGCACGTACGGCACGTGGTCCTGGAGCATCAGCAGCCCGGTGGGCATCCGCGAGACATTGTCCATCCGAAGGTGCACCCGGGACTCGGAGCCGGAGGGCACCCGGGCAGGCGCGAGCCGCCGGCTGGCCGCGACCCGGTAGCGGGTGCGGTACAGCACCAGCACGGCCAGCAACGGCAGTACGGCGAGCAGCAGGCCGACCCGCAGCAGATCGGCCTGCCCGAGCACATACGCGCATGCGGCGGCCGCCACCCCTGCGGCGAGGAAGGATCGGCCCCGCGTGGTCAGCCCGCCCAGAGCCGCCTTCACACCGCCCTTGTCCTTGCTGTCTTCGTGGCCGTCGGGGGCGGCGGGACCCTGGGCCGACATCACAGCCGCCGGGCGCCGGGCTGCTGGCCGTAGAGCGGCTGCTGCTGCCCGCCCGCCACATAGGCGCCGTCCGGGCTGCCGGACGTGGGCACGGGGGTGCGCTGCACGATGTCGAGCACGACCTGCTCGGCGGTGCGGCGGTTCAGCTGCGCCTGTGCGGTGGGCAGCAGGCGGTGCGCCAGCACCTGCACGGCCAGGCCCTGCACATCGTCCGGCAGGGCGTACTCACGGCCGCTGAGTGCGGCCGACGCCTTCGCGGCACGCAGCAGATGCAGCGTCGCGCGCGGGGACGCGCCGAGTCTGAGGTCCGGGTGGTTACGGGTGGCAGCCACCAGTTCCACCGCGTACCGCCGCACGGATTCGGCCACGTGGACCTGGCGCACCGCCTCGATGAGCTTCACGATCTCGTGGGCGTGCGCCACCGGCTGCAGGTCGTCCAGCGGGTTGACGCCGCCGTGGACATCGAGCATCTGCAGCTCGGCCGCCGCACTCGGGTAGCCGATGGACACCCGCGCCATGAAACGGTCGCGCTGCGCCTCGGGGAGAGGGTAGGTGCCCTCCATCTCCACCGGGTTCTGCGTCGCCACCACCATGAACGGGTTGGGCAGCTCGTAGCTGTGCCCGTCGATGGTGACCTGGCGCTCCTCCATGGACTCCAGCAGCGCGGACTGCGTCTTGGGCGAAGCGCGGTTGATCTCGTCGCCGATCACGATCTGGGCGAAGATCGCGCCGGGCTTGAACTCGAAGTCGCGTCGCTGCTGGTCGAAGATCGACACACCGGTGATGTCGGACGGAAGCAGATCCGGCGTGAACTGGATACGCCGCACCGAGCAGTCGATGGAGCGTGCAAGTGCCTTGGCCAGCATCGTCTTGCCGACGCCGGGGACATCTTCGATCAGCAGATGTCCCTCCGCCAGCAACACGGTCAGCGAAAGCCGTACGACCTCAGGCTTGCCCTCGATCACACTCTCCACCGACCTGCGGACACGCTCCGCTGTGGTGGTCAGATCTGTGAGGCTCGCTCGATCGTCATAGGTCGTCACCCGGCCCTCCTCGGCCCGTTCTAGGGCCGGTGCCTGACACAGCACGGCCCACCCCGAAACACGGACACCGCCTCCGGAGGGGTTCCGGAGGGATGTCTCACCCGCATTCTTGTTGGCGTTACCGCGTTGTGTCACTCGCCTGTGGATAACTGGGAGGGATATGCCGGGTTTGGTTCAATTGTCGAGTGCCTGACCGGTCACTCAGCGGGGTCGATCTCCCGCAGTACACCCTTCGTGACATCGAAGACGAAGCCCCGGACGTCATCCGTGTGCAGCAGGAACGGTGAGGTGCGCACCCGCTGCATCGACTGCCGTACGTCCTGCTCCACGTCGCGGAACGCCTCGACCGCCCACGCCGGACGCTGGCCGACCTCCTCCTCCAGCTCGATCCGGAAGTCCTCGGTGATCTTCTCCAGACCGCAGCCGGTGTGGTGGACCAGTATCACGCTGCGCGTGCCCAGCGCCCGCTGGCTGATGGTCAGTGAACGGATCACGTCATCGGTGACCACGCCGCCGGCGTTGCGGATGGTGTGGCAGTCGCCCAGTTCCAGGCCCAGCGCGGCGTGCAGGTCGAGCCGGGCGTCCATGCAGGCGACCACGGCGACCTGGAGCACCGGCCGCGCGTCCATCCCGGGGTCCTGGAACTCGGCGGCGTAGCGCAGGTTGGCTTCGACGAGTCGGTCTGTGACCGTCCCGCCTGTGGGAACCGGCTCGGCGGACTTGTGCGCAGAAGTCGACATGGCAATGAAGGTACTGGGCACAACGCGTCCCGGCCCGTTGTGAGAGCGGACAAAGACCGTCAACGTGCGTTGTTGTGAGGTAACCCACAAGTGTGGAACGGCGGCCCACGCGACGCGCTCGCCGGTTGATTGACCGGCCGGACCGGTGGACTAAAGTGACGCGAGTTCACGGACGCCATCGGCACATCTGGTGGTCTCCCGCAAGATTTTCCGCGTGCGCGGCGTACGCACGGCCCGGCCATGCCCCGCCCGCGCCGTACCTGAGAGGGCGCATGAGCCACACCCGACACGTCCCGGTGATGCTCCAGCGGTGCCTGGACCTGTTGGCCCCGGCCCTGCAGAGGCCGGGTGCGGTCGTCGTCGACTGCACCCTCGGACTCGGCGGTCACAGTGAGGCGCTGCTCACGCAGTTTCCCGAGGCACGTCTGATCGCACTCGACCGGGACAGGGAGGCACTGCGCCTGTCGGGTGAGCGGCTCGCACCGTTCGGCGACCGGGCGACCTTGGTGCACGCCGTCTACGACGAACTTCCCGAGGTCCTCGCCCGGCTCGGCGTCCCGCGCGTCGAGGGTGTGCTCTTCGATCTCGGTGTCTCCTCCATGCAGCTGGACGAGGCCGACCGGGGCTTCGCGTACGCCCAGGACGCCCCGCTCGACATGCGCATGGACCAGACGACGGGCATGAGCGCGGCCGAAGTGCTCAACACCTACCCGGCGGGCGAGCTGGTGCGGATCCTGCGCTCGTACGGCGAGGAGAAGCAGGCCAAGCGGATCGTCTCGGCGATCGTGCGGGAGCGGGAGAAGGAGCCCTTCACCAACAGCGCGCGGCTCGTCGAGCTGATCCGGGACGCACTGCCGCAGGCGGCCAAGCGCACCGGCGGCAATCCGGCCAAGCGCACCTTCCAGGCCCTGCGGATCGAGGTGAACGGCGAGCTCAGCGTTCTCGAACGGGCCGTGCCGGCCGCGGTCGGGACGCTCGCCGTCGGCGGCCGGATCGCCGTCCTGTCGTACCACTCGCTGGAAGACCGGCTGGTCAAGCAGGTCTTCGCGGCCGGTGCCGCGAACACGGCGCCGCCCGGACTGCCTGTCGTCCCGGAGCAGTACCAGCCCCGGCTCAAGCTGCTGACACGCGGTGCGGAACTGCCCACCGACGAAGAGGTGGCCGAGAACCGCCGGGCGGCTCCCGCGCGTCTGAGGGGAGCAGAGCGCATCCGGGAGGACGTGTCGTGAGCGGCGCGGGGGTGTACGGGGCGGGGTGCACGACGGGCGGCGCGGCGATGCGGAGGACACCTTGAGCACAGCGGCCAAGCAGCTGAAGGGGAAGGCCGCGCAGCTCGCGCGGCTGATGCCGTCCGGGCCGAGCACCGCCGCCCGTACACCCTTCGTCCTGCTGGTCGTGCTCCTGCTGTCCGGGGGGCTGATCACTCTTCTCCTGCTCAACTCCTCGCTCAACCAGGGATCGTTCAAGCTGAGCGAACTCAAGAAGCGGACCACCGACCTCACCGACCAGGAACAGGCGCTGCAGCGGGACGTGGACAGCCGCTCCGCGCCGGACGCGCTGGAGCGGCGGGCCCGGGAGCTCGGCATGGTGCCCGGCGGCAACCCCGCCTTCCTCGGACCCGACGGCAAAATCCACGGCGTACCCGACGAGGCCACCGCACAGGCGATCCCCGATCCCACGCCTCTGGCCTCCGCGTCGCCCGCGGCCCCTTCCGTGACGGCCTCACCCGCACCCGCGGCCGCCGCCCCGACGGCCTCTCCCGCGGCCGCCGCCCCCTCCGCGGCCGCCCCCGGCTCCGCCCGGCCACCGGCGACGCCCCCTGCCGCCACCCAGGCACCCCGTTCAGCAGCCCCGCAGACGCGCGCATCCGCGGCCTCTGCGCCGCCCGTGTCCGCCCCCGCCCCCCGTACGTCCCCGAAGCCGACCCCGACCCTCCCCGGCAGGTGACGCAGTGCCCCGCAAGGAACCTCCGCGCCGCCGGGTGCCGGGCCCCGCCAGGCGGCCCTCGAGGCAGCCGTCCGTACGCCCGGCGCCGCGCCGCCCGCGCCCGGCCGCCCGCACGCTCCGCCTCGGCAGCCCGCGTCCCCGGCTGCGGCTGGTCAGCCTCGGCCTCACCCTCGTCATGCTGGTGTTCGTGGTGCGGCTGCTCCAGGTGCAGGCCGTCGACGGGAGCGCCTATGCGGCCAAGGCCGAGAAGAACCGCTACCTCAGCCACAAACTCGCCGCGGAACGCGGCGAGATCACCGATCGGGCCGGTATCGCACTCGCCATCAGCGTCGACGCGCACGACATCACCGCCGACCCGAAGATGTTCACGCCGAAGGAGAGCAAGGCCGAGGACGCGCCGGAACAGGCGGCCGCGCTGCTCGCCCCGATCCTCGGCAAGGACGTCGCCGAGCTGACGAAGAAGCTCAAGGCGCCCAAGTCCCGCTACGCCGTGCTGGCCCGCCGCCAGACCCCCCAGGTCTGGAACCAGATCAAGGACCTCAAGGGCATCTACGCCGAGGAGGCCGCCGCCGACAGGCGGACCGGCGGACCCGGCGCCAATGTGCTGGCCGGCATCTTCCAGGAGCCGAGCAGCAAGCGCGTCTACCCCAACGGCGATCTCGCCGCCGGGATACTCGGCTACGTCAACGCCGAGAACCGCGGCGGCGGCGGTGTCGAGTCCATGCTCGACAAGACGCTCGCCGGCGAGGACGGCCAGATCACATACGCCCAGTCCGGTGGCCGCCGCGTCCCCACCGCAGGCTCCCGCGAGGTGCCCGCCGTCCCCGGCTCCGACGTCGAGCTGACCATCGACCGCGACATCCAGTGGGCCGCCCAGAAGGCCATCTCGGAGCAGGTGGGCAAGTCAAAGGCGGACCGCGGCTATGTGATCGTGCAGAACACCCGCACCGGCGAGGTGCTCGCCATGGCCAACGCCCCTGGCTTCGACCCCAACGACCTCGGCCAGGCCAACTCCGCGGCCATGGGCAACGCCGCGCTCCAGGACGTGTACGAGCCCGGCTCCACCGCCAAGGTGATGTCCATGGCCGCCGTCCTGGAGGAGAAGGCCGCCACCCCCGGCACCCATGTCGTCGTACCCAACCGGCTGCACCGCGGCGACCGGCTGTTCAAGGACGACATCGACCACCCCACCTGGTACCTCACGCTCAACGGCGTACTCGCCAAGTCCAGCAACCTCGGCACGATCCTGGCGACCGGGCAGCTCGGGAAGACACAGGCCGAGGCGAACCAGGTGCTCCACTCCTACCTGCGCAAGTTCGGCATCGGCCGCCCGACCGGGCTCGAGTACCCCGGCGAAACCCCCGGCATCCTCGCCAAGCCGCAGAAGTGGTCCACTTCGCAGCAGTACACGATCCCGTTCGGTCAGGGTCTGTCGCTGAACGCCATGCAGGCCGCCTCCGTGTACTCGACCATCGCCAACGGCGGTGTACGCATCGAGCCCACCCTGATCCGCGGCACCCGGGGCCCCGACGGGCAGTTCGTCGCGGCCCCCGCGCCCGAGAAGAACCGCGTGGTCAGCGAGCAGACCGCGCGGACACTGGCCACCATGCTCGAGTCCGTCGTCGACGACCGGGAAGGCACCGGCACCAAGGCCCGCATCCCCGGCTACCGCGTCGCGGGCAAGACCGGCACGGCCAACCGCGTCGACCCCGAGCTCGGCCGCTACAGGGGCTACACGGCGTCCTTCGCCGGATTCGCGCCCGCGGACAAGCCGGAGATCACGGTCTACTGCGCGATCCAGAACCCCACCAAGGGGAGTTACTTCGGCGGCCAGATCTGCGGTCCGGTCTACCAGAAGGTCATGGAGTTCTCGCTGAAGTCCCTGCAGATCGCACCGACCGGCAAGGCACCGGCCCGGCTCCCCGTCACCTTCGACCCCGGCGAATGACCGGAGGAACCACAGTGAGAGCAATCACTCCCGACGAGGACCGACCCGGCGACCGCCCGGCAGGGACCCCCTCTTTTTCCCCCCGGCCCATTCCGCCCGGTACGCTCACCGCCGTGCCACACGCTGATCAGTACCGAACCGCCCCGCCCCGTCCGGCCGAGGTCCGCCCGACCCCTCTCGGGGTGCTGGCCGACCGTCTGGAGGTCGAGCCGCCCGGTTCCGGCGCGGTCACCGGCATCACCCACGATTCGCGGGCGGTACGCCCCGGTGACGTGTACGCCGCCCTCCCCGGCGCCCGCCTCCACGGCGCCGACTTCGTCGCCCAGGCGGCCGACCTCGGGGCCGGCGCGATCCTCACCGACCCGGCGGGCGCGGAGCGCGCGGCGGCCACCGGCCTGCCGGTCCTGGTCACCGAGAACCCGCGCGGCCGGATGGGCGAACTCGCCGCCGAGATCTACGGCCGCCCCGGCGACGCCCTGCTCCAGATCGGTATCACCGGTACCTCGGGCAAGACCACCACGGCGTATCTCGTCGAGGGCGGGCTCCGTGCGGCCGGCCGCGCCACCGGCCTGATCGGCACGGTCGAGATGCGAATCGGCGACGAGCGCATCAAGTCCGAGCGCACCACCCCGGAAGCCACCGACCTCCAGGCCCTGTTCGCCGTCATGCGCGAGCGCGGCGTCGAATCGGTCGCGATGGAGGTCTCCAGCCACGCCCTCGTGCTCGGCCGGGTCGACGGCTGTGTCTTCGACATCGCCGTCTTCAACAACCTCAGCCCGGAGCACATGGAGTTCCATTCCGGCATGGAGGACTACTTCCAGGCGAAGGCGCAGCTGTTCACGCCCAAGCGCAGCAGGGCCGCGGTCGTCAACCTCGACGACGAGTACGGCCGCAGGCTGGTCAAGGAGGCGTCCGTCCCGGTCACCACCTTCTCCGCGGAGGGCCACCCGGACGCCGACTGGCGCGCCGAGGACGTCGAGGTCGGCTCGCACGGCTCCTCGTTCACCGCGGTCGGCCCACGGGGCGAGCGGGTACGCGCGACGGCACCGCTGCCGGGTCCGTTCAACGTCGCCAACACACTGGCCGCCGTCGTCACCCTCGCCGTCGCCGGCATCGACCCGCAGACCGCCGCAGACGGCGTCGCGGCCGTTCCCGGCGTACCGGGCCGTCTGGAGCGCGTGGACGCGGGCCAGCCGTACCTCGCGGTCGTCGACTACGCCCACAAGACCGACGCCGTCGAATCGGTCCTGCGTTCCCTGCGCAAGGTCACCGAGGGCCGGCTGCACATCGTGCTCGGCTGCGGCGGCGACCGCGACACGACCAAACGCGGCCCGATGGGCGCCGCCGCAGCGCGGCTCGCCGACACCGCCGTACTGACCTCCGACAACCCCCGCTCCGAGGACCCGCTGGCGATCCTCGCCACGATGCTCGCGGGCGCCGCCGAGGTGCCGATCCACGAGCGCGGTGACGTCCTGGTCGAGGCCGACCGGGCCGCGGCCATCGCCGCGGCCGTCGCCCGGGCGGAGCCCGGCGACACCGTGCTGGTCGCCGGCAAGGGGCATGAGCAGGGCCAGGACATCGCCGGAGTGGTCCGCCCGTTCGACGACCGTGAGGTCCTTCGCGCAGCCATCGAAAACGCAGCACGCCGCGCCCATCAGCACGAGAACAGTCAGGGATGACCCAGTGATCGCCCTCACCCTCGCCGAGATCGCCGAAATCGTCGGCGGGCAGACGTACGACATACCGGATCCGGGCGCCCGGGTCACCGGGCCTGTCGTGATCGACTCCCGAGCCGTCGAACCCGGCAGTCTCTTCGCCGCCTTCCACGGCGAGAACGTCGACGGCCACGACTACGCGGAGCGCGCGGTGGCGGCGGGTGCGGCTGCCGTGCTGGCCGCCCGCCCGGTGGGCGTGCCCGCCATCGTCGTCGACGACGTACAGAGCGCCCTCGGGCGGCTGGCCCGTGCCGTCGTCGAACGGCTCGGCACCCAGGTCGTCGCGCTGACCGGCTCGGCCGGCAAGACCAGCACCAAGGACCTGATCGCCCAGGTGCTCCAGCAGAAGGCGCCCACGGTCTGGACACCGGGCTCCCTCAACAACGAGATCGGGCTGCCGCTCACCGCGCTGCGCGCCACCGAGGAGACCGAGCATCTCGTCCTGGAGATGGGGGCACGCGGCATCGGCCACATCCGGTACCTCACCGAGCTCACCCCGCCCAGGATCGGCCTGGTGCTCAACGTCGGCACCGCCCACATCGGCGAGTTCGGCGGGCGCGAGCAGATCGCCGAGGCCAAGGGCGAGATGGTCGAGTCCCTCCCGGCCGACGGCGTCGCCGTCCTCAATGCCGACGACCCGCTGGTGCGGGCCATGGAATCCCGGACAAAGGCCCGTGTGCTGCTCTTCGGCGAGTCCGCGGACGCCGCCGTACGCGCGGAGAATGTCCGGCTCACGGAGCTCGGACAGCCTGCCTTCACACTCCACACACCCACCGGGTGCAGTGACGTGACCATGCGGCTGTACGGTGAGCACCACGTGTCGAACGCGCTCGCCGCGGCCGCCGTCGCCCATGAGCTGGGCATGTCCGTCGACGAGATCGCCCGTGCGCTCTCCGAGGCGGGCACCCTCTCCCGCTGGCGCATGGAGGTCACCGAGCGTCCGGACGGCGTGACGGTCGTCAACGACGCCTACAACGCGAACCCCGAGTCCATGCGTGCCGCGCTGCGCGCG encodes:
- a CDS encoding UDP-N-acetylmuramoyl-L-alanyl-D-glutamate--2,6-diaminopimelate ligase; the encoded protein is MRAITPDEDRPGDRPAGTPSFSPRPIPPGTLTAVPHADQYRTAPPRPAEVRPTPLGVLADRLEVEPPGSGAVTGITHDSRAVRPGDVYAALPGARLHGADFVAQAADLGAGAILTDPAGAERAAATGLPVLVTENPRGRMGELAAEIYGRPGDALLQIGITGTSGKTTTAYLVEGGLRAAGRATGLIGTVEMRIGDERIKSERTTPEATDLQALFAVMRERGVESVAMEVSSHALVLGRVDGCVFDIAVFNNLSPEHMEFHSGMEDYFQAKAQLFTPKRSRAAVVNLDDEYGRRLVKEASVPVTTFSAEGHPDADWRAEDVEVGSHGSSFTAVGPRGERVRATAPLPGPFNVANTLAAVVTLAVAGIDPQTAADGVAAVPGVPGRLERVDAGQPYLAVVDYAHKTDAVESVLRSLRKVTEGRLHIVLGCGGDRDTTKRGPMGAAAARLADTAVLTSDNPRSEDPLAILATMLAGAAEVPIHERGDVLVEADRAAAIAAAVARAEPGDTVLVAGKGHEQGQDIAGVVRPFDDREVLRAAIENAARRAHQHENSQG
- a CDS encoding UDP-N-acetylmuramoyl-tripeptide--D-alanyl-D-alanine ligase encodes the protein MIALTLAEIAEIVGGQTYDIPDPGARVTGPVVIDSRAVEPGSLFAAFHGENVDGHDYAERAVAAGAAAVLAARPVGVPAIVVDDVQSALGRLARAVVERLGTQVVALTGSAGKTSTKDLIAQVLQQKAPTVWTPGSLNNEIGLPLTALRATEETEHLVLEMGARGIGHIRYLTELTPPRIGLVLNVGTAHIGEFGGREQIAEAKGEMVESLPADGVAVLNADDPLVRAMESRTKARVLLFGESADAAVRAENVRLTELGQPAFTLHTPTGCSDVTMRLYGEHHVSNALAAAAVAHELGMSVDEIARALSEAGTLSRWRMEVTERPDGVTVVNDAYNANPESMRAALRALAAMGKGRRTWAVLGRMAELGDEALAEHDAVGRLAVRLNVSRLVAVGGREAAWLQLGAYNEGSWGEESVHVSDAQAAVDLLRSELRPGDVVLVKASRAVGLERVAEALLEGEGAVR
- a CDS encoding AAA family ATPase, giving the protein MTTYDDRASLTDLTTTAERVRRSVESVIEGKPEVVRLSLTVLLAEGHLLIEDVPGVGKTMLAKALARSIDCSVRRIQFTPDLLPSDITGVSIFDQQRRDFEFKPGAIFAQIVIGDEINRASPKTQSALLESMEERQVTIDGHSYELPNPFMVVATQNPVEMEGTYPLPEAQRDRFMARVSIGYPSAAAELQMLDVHGGVNPLDDLQPVAHAHEIVKLIEAVRQVHVAESVRRYAVELVAATRNHPDLRLGASPRATLHLLRAAKASAALSGREYALPDDVQGLAVQVLAHRLLPTAQAQLNRRTAEQVVLDIVQRTPVPTSGSPDGAYVAGGQQQPLYGQQPGARRL
- a CDS encoding transglutaminase TgpA family protein, with the protein product MSGRGRLALCAFAATLMTAASLLPLVDSAGWLVQAAFLLAIQCGVGALVLRVPLARPLTVAAQALAALLLLTAVFAHEKALLWVLPGPEAFEQFSRLLTTGADDVGRYASPAPATDGIELMLIGGVLLIGLAVDALAVTYRSAAPAGLPLLALYSVAAGLSGGASWIWFLLAACGYLVLLLAEGRDRLSQWGRVFGGAPPGQARTPGGFAGGSSQATAPVRTGRRIGALALGVALAVPAALPALNGGLLGGVGNGPGSGPGGGGTIDAVNPLVALDDSLKQSENREVLRYRTNAPALKDMYLRIVALDKFNGTAWSSSQRSVGSVPERLPEPPGLSPAVAVTEVRTNLSAAKTYRQSWLPLPYPATKVAIDGNWRFEPVGRGLVGDRKQTTSGVQYSANSLVVRPTQDQLVDAPPASAALRREFTQVPDALPDDVRRTAQKVTKGATNDWERAVALQDWFAEDGGFVYDTKVQSGTGARAISRFLQQKEGFCVHFSFSMAAMARTLGIPARVAVGFVPGTPQSDGTVSVGLRDAHAWPELYFEGVGWTRFEPTPSRGNVPDYARPQAPSGSPSDPAQPEEQESSAPSVAPTDRGACPEPERRLGECGAAAPRDIEPPEAGDSTLGTVLTVGLSVVGAALVLLLPLLWRLRTRARRLTPSVRRPAKAAADDEVSAEGFATPATAGRTDVDDPGRTLAVWQEVNDTAWDFGISPDESQTPRKAAARIVRLGKLEDEPAAAVHRMARAVEQVLYAPSPRPVTGLAEDARRIREGLREAADFRTRTRALLLPPSSVRVVWALSEGWATLTDRWSPRRLGLDRWTGRLRLPSRQRG
- the rsmH gene encoding 16S rRNA (cytosine(1402)-N(4))-methyltransferase RsmH, whose product is MSHTRHVPVMLQRCLDLLAPALQRPGAVVVDCTLGLGGHSEALLTQFPEARLIALDRDREALRLSGERLAPFGDRATLVHAVYDELPEVLARLGVPRVEGVLFDLGVSSMQLDEADRGFAYAQDAPLDMRMDQTTGMSAAEVLNTYPAGELVRILRSYGEEKQAKRIVSAIVREREKEPFTNSARLVELIRDALPQAAKRTGGNPAKRTFQALRIEVNGELSVLERAVPAAVGTLAVGGRIAVLSYHSLEDRLVKQVFAAGAANTAPPGLPVVPEQYQPRLKLLTRGAELPTDEEVAENRRAAPARLRGAERIREDVS
- a CDS encoding FtsB family cell division protein, which codes for MSTAAKQLKGKAAQLARLMPSGPSTAARTPFVLLVVLLLSGGLITLLLLNSSLNQGSFKLSELKKRTTDLTDQEQALQRDVDSRSAPDALERRARELGMVPGGNPAFLGPDGKIHGVPDEATAQAIPDPTPLASASPAAPSVTASPAPAAAAPTASPAAAAPSAAAPGSARPPATPPAATQAPRSAAPQTRASAASAPPVSAPAPRTSPKPTPTLPGR
- a CDS encoding DUF58 domain-containing protein yields the protein MSAQGPAAPDGHEDSKDKGGVKAALGGLTTRGRSFLAAGVAAAACAYVLGQADLLRVGLLLAVLPLLAVLVLYRTRYRVAASRRLAPARVPSGSESRVHLRMDNVSRMPTGLLMLQDHVPYVLGPRPRFVLDRVEAGGRREVSYRVRSDLRGRYPLGPLQLRLSDPFGMCELTRSFSAFDTLTVIPRTEALPAVRLSGEASGYGDGRQRSLALAGDDDVIPRAYRHGDDLRRVHWRSTARYGELMVRREEQPQRSRCTVLLDTRAKAYQGSGPDSAFEWAVSGAASALMHLLERGFAVRLLTDTGASVPGEGSDGFAGSSQESAASAGTMMDTLAVVDHSDGGGLSRAYDVLRGGNEGLLVAFFGDLDDEQAAMAARMRRRSGAAVAFVLDSGTWVTGGAVAGAVDERLQQLREAGWTALAAPPGAPLADLWQQAGRQYTDSPGAGTNGFTGGWS
- a CDS encoding peptidoglycan D,D-transpeptidase FtsI family protein; amino-acid sequence: MPRKEPPRRRVPGPARRPSRQPSVRPAPRRPRPAARTLRLGSPRPRLRLVSLGLTLVMLVFVVRLLQVQAVDGSAYAAKAEKNRYLSHKLAAERGEITDRAGIALAISVDAHDITADPKMFTPKESKAEDAPEQAAALLAPILGKDVAELTKKLKAPKSRYAVLARRQTPQVWNQIKDLKGIYAEEAAADRRTGGPGANVLAGIFQEPSSKRVYPNGDLAAGILGYVNAENRGGGGVESMLDKTLAGEDGQITYAQSGGRRVPTAGSREVPAVPGSDVELTIDRDIQWAAQKAISEQVGKSKADRGYVIVQNTRTGEVLAMANAPGFDPNDLGQANSAAMGNAALQDVYEPGSTAKVMSMAAVLEEKAATPGTHVVVPNRLHRGDRLFKDDIDHPTWYLTLNGVLAKSSNLGTILATGQLGKTQAEANQVLHSYLRKFGIGRPTGLEYPGETPGILAKPQKWSTSQQYTIPFGQGLSLNAMQAASVYSTIANGGVRIEPTLIRGTRGPDGQFVAAPAPEKNRVVSEQTARTLATMLESVVDDREGTGTKARIPGYRVAGKTGTANRVDPELGRYRGYTASFAGFAPADKPEITVYCAIQNPTKGSYFGGQICGPVYQKVMEFSLKSLQIAPTGKAPARLPVTFDPGE
- a CDS encoding beta-class carbonic anhydrase, whose amino-acid sequence is MSTSAHKSAEPVPTGGTVTDRLVEANLRYAAEFQDPGMDARPVLQVAVVACMDARLDLHAALGLELGDCHTIRNAGGVVTDDVIRSLTISQRALGTRSVILVHHTGCGLEKITEDFRIELEEEVGQRPAWAVEAFRDVEQDVRQSMQRVRTSPFLLHTDDVRGFVFDVTKGVLREIDPAE